GACAATCCATGAATTCCAAAGGTAGTTGATGGGTTATATGAGTAGCAGGtagtttcttcttctgtaAATCCAATACTGCTGTTTTATCTGGTTGTTCCTTATTGGCTGTGGTGTCTTTATTTGTAGGTTCCGATGGAGGAATATCTCTGCGTTGTAGCCTAGGACTAATTTTACTCAAGTAGTGTTTGTAATTCTTTTCATGATCAATCTTCTTATTTAAATTTAGGtacttttgataaatttcaaGTGATTTGACTTTTCGTTGCTTTTCAAGAGCTTTGAAATATAGTTGATGATCATTCAAAGTTGTCTGAATTTCCAATGATTTGATGTATTGGGATAAAAAAGTATCATCACCGGTAGAAAAATGTCCTTGTTCATTGTCATCCCTGGTTGTCATTTGCCTAGGATTGGGTAAtcctttgttgttgaaaaatctgGATTCTCGAGGCAGCTGCCCATTATTGTTTGGTATTCGGTTTGAACCTGTCTTGTCCATGTTGAACTCAGATGAGGAAGAAGGTGCAGTTTGTCGTAATGCCAGTCGATATACATAATAATGTCTGCTTCTACAACTATTGATATTATTGCCTCCTTCGCCACCAAATGTGCTGAACCCTCCGGCTGAACCAGTGGGACTAGATGTAGGTGTCGCTTGAGTTGAAGGTGCagacatcatcatcttgtGATTGGGGTGGGTACTGATTTGTTGTGATGAGgattcaaaataaaatctGATGCTATATCATCTAACTGGATACGATAATGATTAATATGAAAACAATGTAGTTTAGTGGCAAAAGTATGTGTGTAAGGtagtgttgttgattagTGGTTACAATAAACAACTGTCCTTGTTTATCAAAGTGTATAAGTTTAGAAAGAATAAAGTGATGTGTATTGTgggtgatgatgacgaacttttttcttctttcccTTTTTGGTTTCCCGTTTCCGCTTACGACGAATTGTACTGGTGATCAATAACTTCGCAGTAAAACACTATACTCTCCGTGATGAACTTCCAATAAAAGGCAGTAATGATAACAACAAAGGAAATGGAGGAAAAGAAGTGTTCCTTATATAATATAATAGGGTCGGAGTTGTTGTAGTTCCCCTCGTCACTGTTTGTCTTTTGGTTTCCAAGACTTTCTTGTGTGTGTGTTGTGTTGGATATAAATATTATATTATTTCTCCCTGTTTTAACCAAACCtgttttttctttggcAATATGTCAGTTCAGTGCTTCAAATGACTGATAGGTGGTAAGGCAGTCAATAATCTGTAACCTTTATGCGTTTGGAAGTGGTAATACACTGGTGTGTTGTGTCTATAAAGTCCGTCGGTAGTGAATagtaattgaaaaaaaaagcatTGGTGGTGCAGATTACTTGATATATATACTACCAATACACTATACACACATACACAATAGCAGTATGAACTATAGGAGTTAACAAAACGACGGATAACACCTAAATTACTATATATAATACTACagctactactactaccaccaccaccacaacagTAAAGAGCACTATGTGGGGGTGGGTGTTTCATCTGTTTGCTCTGTCTATTTCACTAGGTAGCTAAAGAATGCTGTATTAAAAACGATGACCGGTTGTTGTTCTTCCCCTCCCCATCATAATCTTCCTTCTCCCAGAAGCCACTTCAATGGAGTCGTATTACTACATCTGTACGATTGCTTCCTTTAAAAGAAGTagtaacaataacaatgttTGTCTTTAAAAAAAGAGCACACGTGCTCCCTTTATTCgaaaatcaataaattacaaatagaaacaacaacaacgacTACGACACAACTACTCTAATGTATTGTGTTGCATTGCATCGCATTGTATTGTGTGTACGATGGACTAAACTAATGCAACCTTACTTAATATACTATAACTGTTGTTCTCTACTATAGTAAACGTGTATTAAGATGAAATTTAGAGTTAAACAGTGCAATACAAGACGGTACTCTACTCTAACGGGGATACAAGCCTATTTTTTTAGAGTTTAAGTACAGGTTAGGGGCGGGGGAGAAGAGGAAGTGGAGGAAAAGCATATTTCAAACACGTCTCTATtgctttgttgttggaactAAAAGAGACTTCTACTCCGAAGTGAACGAGATCTCAAGAAGTGAGTTCCACTTTTATTCTTGTCCGTTTTTGTGTAATCCATTCATCGAAGGGGAGGTTTTGGCGTTTTGGCGTTTTGGTTTTTAGGAAAACCAAGTGATCCTTCTCCCCTTCCTCCTTTTACCTTCTGTTCTGTCTTATCGTGTCACTTTGGATAGGTTGCATTGTTGAGAAAGATGTAGAGGGTTTACAATTACAGATGCTCATGAATCTATCTTGTCCAGCTTGAACCTAGGCACGCACACTCTCTATCTCTGTCTTTCTGTCCCTCTCCATATGCCTTATCTCGCCAGGTTTCATTGGATCAATTCTTTGGCTTTTGGCTGGCTGCTCTGTGGTGTGCCGTGGTGAAATTCTTTGCTTATCGCCCataaatatcaaaacacaacacaaaatattgtatcaatcaatcaatcaatcagtTGATAATTAAAATATTaagttacacaaacacCAATTGTATACTGGGATCCACGTGGGTCATAAATTAATTACTTCAATACACACTTAATATATTAAtaacaacagcaaccacaGTCAACTAGCTGTAGACACacaaaacatcaaaaggATTGCCACCACACTTTATACGTACTACAGAGAGAGCTACCACCGACACTTGCCCTCACATCTTTttaacaaaacaaagaaaatcagAAGGTTGATGTCTTtaaaatttgtaatttcttcTATATACAATTacaattatcaacaaatcgGACAATTATATACATCATAAGAAGAATCAGAACAAGTTCTTCTCTCGTATTTGCAGGAACTGAAATTATTTATATTATTCGCGTTTCAAAGTAAAACTGATTCACTTAGTATGACCTAAATAGTCTATCGATTTTAACATATGGACCTATATAATTGCTTATGTAAGCTCAAAAATTGACTTTTTTCAAGGTATTATCCAAAATTGACCTATTTTTCGCAGCTAACGCCTACTTTCCATCACATAGATTACTTTACAATAGTTCAAGGTCCTCTTTATTCTTTGTGATTGCCATTGGCGCCCCTAAAGAGCCccaaaaaattattttggATGCCCTGAGATGGCGAAACTatgtcaaaatttttagATGGTGCGGAGTTGGCTTATTAGTATATAGTAGTAGAAGCACGTGAATTAACACCGCAGCTAGTAATTTAGGGTAAGTAAAGGGTGGAAATAAAAGTTCGACTCTGTTGTACACGAAACTCATAAATGCGTTGGGCTCTGGTTAAACCNNNNNNNNNNNNNNNNNNNNNNNNNNNNNNNNNNNNNNNNNNNNNNNNNNNNNNNNNNNNNNNNNNNNNNNNNNNNNNNNNNNNNNNNNNNNNNNNNNNNNNNNNNNNNNNNNNNNNNNNNNNNNNNNNNNNNNNNNNNNNNNNNNNNNNNNNNNNNNNNNNNNNNNNNNNNNNNNNNNNNNNNNNNNNNNNNNNNNNNNNNNNNNNNNNNNNNNNNNNNNNNNNNNNNNNNNNNNNNNNNNNNNNNNNNNNNNNNNNNNNNNNNNNNNNNNNNNNNNNNNNNNNNNNNNNNNNNNNNNNNNNNNNNNNNNNNNNNNNNNNNNNNNNNNNNNNNNNNNNNNNNNNNNNNNNNNNNNNNNNNNNNNNNNNNNNNNNNNNNNNNNNNNNNNNNNNNNNNNNNNNNNNNNNNNNNNNNNNNNNNNNNNNNNNNNNNNNNNNNNNNNNNNNNNNNNNNNNNNNNNNNNNNNNNNNNNNNNNNNNNNNNNNNNNNNNNNNNNNNNNNNNNNNNNNNNNNNNNNNNNNNNNNNNNNNNNNNNNNNNNNNNNNNNNNNNNNNNNNNNNNNNNNNNNNNNNNNNNNNNNNNNNNNNNNNNNNNNNNNNNNNNNNNNNNNNNNNNNNNNNNNNNNNNNNNNNNNNNNNNNNNNNNNNNNNNNNNNNNNNNNNNNNNNNNNNNNNNNNNNNNNNNNNNNNNNNNNNNNNNNNNNNNNNNNNNNNNNNNNNNNNNNNNNNNNNNNNNNNNNNNNNNNNNNNNNNNNNNNNNNNNNNNNNNNNNNNNNNNNNNNNNNNNNNNNNNNNNNNNNNNNNNNNNNNNNNNNNNNNNNNNNNNNNNNNNNNNNNNNNNNNNNNNNNNNNNNNNNNNNNNNNNNNNNNNNNNNNNNNNNNNNNNNNNNNNNNNNNNNNNNNNNNNNNNNNNNNNNNNNNNNNNNNNNNNNNNNNNNNNNNNNNNNNNNNNNNNNNNNNNNNNNNNNNNNNNNNNNNNNNNNNNNNNNNNNNNNNNNNNNNNNNNNNNNNNNNNNNNNNNNNNNNNNNNNNNNNNNNNNNNNNNNNNNNNNNNNNNNNNNNNNNNNNNNNNNNNNNNNNNNNNNNNNNNNNNNNNNNNNNNNNNNNNNNNNNNNNNNNNNNNNNNNNNNNNNNNNNNNNNNNNNNNNNNNNNNNNNNNNNNNNNNNNNNNNNNNNNNNNNNNNNNNNNNNNNNNNNNNNNNNNNNNNNNNNNNNNNNNNNNNNNNNNNNNNNNNNNNNNNNNNNNNNNNNNNNNNNNNNNNNNNNNNNNNNNNNNNNNNNNNNNNNNNNNNNNNNNNNNNNNNNNNNNNNNNNNNNNNNNNNNNNNNNNNNNNNNNNNNNNNNNNNNNNNNNNNNNNNNNNNNNNNNNNNNNNNNNNNNNNNNNNNNNNNNNNNNNNNNNNNNNNNNNNNNNNNNNNNNNNNNNNNNNNNNNNNNNNNNNNNNNNNNNNNNNNNNNNNNNNNNNNNNNNNNNNNNNNNNNNNNNNNNNNNNNNNNNNNNNNNNNNNNNNNNNNNNNNNNNNNNNNNNNNNNNCTTAGAAATGTTTTTTCACGCCACAAAGTTCAAACGAGGGACCAATAGAACTTCAACTAGCGGTATAAGCATGGTGCCATTGTTGGTGTCGACATGTGTTGTCTAGCAGAAGGAATACAGCTCTTGAGTTTCTGATAGTGTGAGACGAACTTCTTTCGAATTTGGCGTGGTATTAACTGTGACAGCTTCAATTACCAACAAGGGAAACTCCTAGCCCCATAGTAGTTTTCATCATATGTTTCTCCAgaactttcttttcttaGTACATATAATAAAGTTGGGATTGCAACGTAATGTGCTTGATCTATCAAGAATTCTGTGTCATTGGGTTTCTTCGATTATCATTTGGATGTCGCATTGAAAAACTCGACACTACAAAATCCGCGATTTCACTTTCTTTACGAATGGGTGTTTCGCAGCCAAACATCTTCCTTTTTACAACTTAGATGATGCTGCAGGTCTGTTTGATCCTTTTCTTTCCCTTGAATGAAATTAGTAAGCTTATGTGGTATACTAGAGATCCGAAGTCTTTTGCAGACTGTTTCGGGAACAAATGATGCTACTTACTAGTCCCCGTACAATATTTAATTGTCTCACCTTCCACCAAATACACTCTAAAAACTAAAAACAAACACGGCACCACACAGTGACATGTATACAGAGCCACATGAGCCCAGGAAACTACAAATATCTGCTTAGATAGTCTTGAATTGGCAGAAGTAGGGAAAACGGATCTCAAAATTCTCCAAACACTTGGTATTCCCGTGTCTCCTTATAAGAAGCAGAGATTCATTTTCGATGATCTTTgagatttgattgaataaTCAAGGCAGCTTTAACAAGtgcttttgaaaacaattcatATGGAACATTAGAGGCGTGTTCTCTCATACACGGTTTGGTTTCGCATGGTTTGGTAGTGCTTTACCGAgcaaaatgtaaacaacaacacaacaacaaaatttcacAGCAAAAATCTCATCACGAATTTATCACTAAACATTCGAATTGCAACAAAACTGCTGTCAATTAGTCCGTTCTATACATTACTGTTCTTTTTGGGAAAGATATGGAGTATTTACAGCCCGGTATGTGTAGTGAACAAAGTCTCTTTAAAGAATGTGCAATCATGAGTCGAGCATACTAACTTTTAATCAGGATTTGACCCATCTTCGGTCACAGTGGCAAAGCTAAGAAACATCTTGAATCTGCATAACATTGACTTTCCAAGCTCTGCCAAAAAATCagaattgattcaaatttttgagaGGGAGTTAGCTCCAAAGGCACCTGTATTACTCGCTGAGTACACTTCTAGAATTGGCAACTCTCATGACCAAGGTTTCATGAACGCCACTGACAACGACGACGAAACATCTGAAAAGGAAGGTAAATTGACACCAAGAGAggacaagaaaagaagaaagggCACTACTGAACCTGCACCTGAGAAATCAAAGATAAGTACAGAGAATGCCAAGGTTGCGAAACCAAGGGTCAAGAAAGAACCTAAGAGCAAAGATGACAAAAATACTAAAGATACAAAGGCTAAACATGTCAAGAGATCTGACAAACCTGAACAGATGGAACACAAATCTCGTAAGCTAAATGCTGATGAAGGAGAACACGAGACACCAAAAACAGAGCAAGGATCGGAGGTTGACAATTCTGAATCTGACGCTACAGAAAATTTGAGCTCCTTTAGTGATCAAAATGTTTTCCAATTGGGCAAGGAGCTGTCTAGACCGTCAAGGAAGAGAAAATTGAAGACCAGCGACGAGCAGAATGTCTCGGCAAAGAAATTAAAGTCTCCTCCCGCTAGTAACAGAGCACGCGTGACGAAATCTCCAAGTAAGTCAATCTTTGATGACAGTGACTCAGAAATATTTGACAATGCTATTGTCGACAAGAAGAGATATAATACACCTTCCGAAAAGGAAAACACTATTGGAGCCCAGTCTCCCAAGACCCCTTCAGCGAAGACGATAAAGTCACTGCCACATTCCACAAACGAGAAGTCTTTTAGATCATTGCAGGAAGaaatggaaaattttgataagCAGTTGGAGGTAGTCAAACAGAAACACATTACAGAGACTCCAGTAAAGACAGAGAAAGAGCAGAAACCAAAATCTCGCACCACGTTATCACCCACTGTTGATAAAGATTTGGCAAAACTGTTGGGAATCACAATCCAAGGATTTCAGCCACCAGTGGTTCCTTCACTGATGCAAAATCTCAGTCAAGGGGTTGACTTAGGTCTAACCGCACCACTGAACCAAAGTGGAGAGAGCTCAACTAATGTACAGAGTGAGCGTCTAAATGATAGTGAGCACTCTTGGACCAATAGTTCTATACTTTCAAGAAGAAACGTTACGCCACAAAGATCTGCATTATTGGAAGAACAAGCTTTGGGCGAGCAGAAAACACcgaaatcaacttcaagtaggaagaagaagaagaaggaaacCCCAAGCAAAGATGCAACACCAATCTTGAAAGTGACTCCAAAGTCGAGCCAATTGTCAAAGAAAAGTAAAACGCCCTTGTCAGGGAAAAATACTCCAAAGAGACTAAGAACACCTCTTGGGAGAGTTGCATTGACACCCAAACCAAGATTGTTATCGATAAATTCAACTAGAAATGCTCTGGATTCGgatgaggaagaggaagtAAAAGAAGGAAATCTGACCACCGAGTCTCAACAAGTTATTCTGGATGGACCTAATGATAGCATTGAAAGTATTCTTCTGGTAAATACAGCCTTGACTTTTCTCACATGGATTATTGTCATGTTATCTGCATTATTTGGGTATTGGTACTACGAGCAAAAATATTTAGTTGGTTATTGTGGccaagaaattgatcaaccCACATTTGAAGATTCATCAGTTGCATTGATTGGAAAACTTGGAAACGCTCTTGATAAATATTGCAAACCCAACTGTATACTTTGTCCACAACATGCTCGATGCTTTACAAATTTAGAATTGGGATGTTTTGAAGACTTTATGGAATTCAAGCCATGGTATGACTTTGTTGTACCAGGACACAAGAAATGTATACCAGATACGAAGAAAGCAGAGAAGTTGGAGATCATGATTGATGTGGCTCTTGATTTGTTGCGTAGCAGAaatgctgttgttgattgtggCAAAAGCTCTGATGATATTCAAAGTGGGATTTCCGTTCGAGAATTAcatgatttgttgttgtcaatGAAGGCACCTTACATCACCACTGAAGAATTTGAGGAACTTTGGTCGAGATCAGTTgttgagttgaaaaaggaacCAGATATCATCTTAAGGCAAGTACGAACTTTTTAAACATTTATGAAACGATTTTTGAACTCAATACTAACtacttcttttttttaGGTCCGACTTGCAGATTTACCACAAGGACAATTCCCATCTAACACTAACAACACGGAAAGTAAGGTACAGGACAAAGTCGAAATTCTTCGATCAACGTCCTTATCAAACATTAGCTTAAAATGCCAAATACAGAGTAGTATAATGGGAAATGTTTCACGTTACAAGTATTGGATATTATCACTACTCTTGTCAGTTTTATCATTCAAGGCTATACAGCTTAGATTTAGACGTtaccaattggaaaagatcAAGATTGACATTTTGTATCAAGAAGTATTGGATAAATTGGTTAAACAAGTAAAACTTGCTCGAGAAAACTCTAATATAAACAGATATATTGGAGCTAACCAATTAAgagatttgattttgagcagtgaagatgatttgAGCGAGCGTGTTAGATTATGGAATCATGTGGGGAATAAAGTTGAGCACAATACTAACGTTGTTAGTAAGATTATGGAAAACCATGGTGAGATAATGAAGGTTTGGGAATGGATAAGTGAAGAAAGATAGAAGTTACTTTGTCTGATGTTTTTTGAGATGAAAGTTGTAGATTATATAGATAAATACATATGTCATGTAGCTGCGATTTGGCGTCCTGTGGACGCTTGAACTCTTGCCTGAAAAGTTGACCGTTCAATTGGCATACCCTTCAAAAATCAGCAATATCCCGTTGAGTAAATTGAATACGCTCTTGCTTTCAACTTGCAAGTCAACCCCCATGAACGAAAGCTGAGCAAAAGTAGATGGGTTTAGGGGATCTCTCCACTGACGACGTAATAGCCACAATTGAGAATCAGAAACTGCCTTCCCTTACAAAAAAGATCCATCTCGATGCTTATCTTGAAAGAAATAATTCTGAATCATGATGAGACCAAAAGTACTATAGCTAGATGGTACGCCTCAGAAATCTTTTTATTCACCAATAAGCTAGTCCTCAGCACCTCTAGTTTTTAAGACATCAATGCAGCATCACCCGACTAGATTGCTCAAGCTGTGCAAGAAATTTGTAATCAAatactcaattgaatccaatttcGTAAAGCAGCTTACTAAAATTGGATCTTCAGACGAGACTTCAATCTTTGTCTTTATCATCACAACCATTTTGTTATAAGTGATGCACCTTGTGATGTAATCTTGAGCATCATGTTTCGGTTTCAACAGTATATGGCTCATCatgttattgaagaaactgCTCGTATCACGCTTTTCACTGGTATCTTGATCAGGGAACAGATTGCCCacattttcatcttttcCCATATGAACACTGGGTGTAGCACTTGCTATTGAACTTACTTCAGAAGACAGGACTTTCTGTCCTGAGC
The sequence above is a segment of the Candida orthopsilosis Co 90-125, chromosome 8 draft sequence genome. Coding sequences within it:
- a CDS encoding Src1 protein (2 introns; similar to C. parapsilosis CPAR2_600670 and C. albicans orf19.5569; S. cerevisiae homolog SRC1 has role in mitotic sister chromatid segregation, maintenance of rDNA and localizes to nuclear envelope), which encodes MEYLQPGFDPSSVTVAKLRNILNSHNIDFPSSAKKSELIQIFERELAPKAPVLLAEYTSRIGNSHDQGFMNATDNDDETSEKEGKLTPREDKKRRKGTTEPAPEKSKISTENAKVAKPRVKKEPKSKDDKNTKDTKAKHVKRSDKPEQMEHKSRKLNADEGEHETPKTEQGSEVDNSESDATENLSSFSDQNVFQLGKESSRPSRKRKLKTSDEQNVSAKKLKSPPASNRARVTKSPSKSIFDDSDSEIFDNAIVDKKRYNTPSEKENTIGAQSPKTPSAKTIKSSPHSTNEKSFRSLQEEMENFDKQLEVVKQKHITETPVKTEKEQKPKSRTTLSPTVDKDLAKSLGITIQGFQPPVVPSSMQNLSQGVDLGLTAPSNQSGESSTNVQSERLNDSEHSWTNSSILSRRNVTPQRSALLEEQALGEQKTPKSTSSRKKKKKETPSKDATPILKVTPKSSQLSKKSKTPLSGKNTPKRLRTPLGRVALTPKPRLLSINSTRNASDSDEEEEVKEGNSTTESQQVISDGPNDSIESILSVNTALTFLTWIIVMLSALFGYWYYEQKYLVGYCGQEIDQPTFEDSSVALIGKLGNALDKYCKPNCILCPQHARCFTNLELGCFEDFMEFKPWYDFVVPGHKKCIPDTKKAEKLEIMIDVALDLLRSRNAVVDCGKSSDDIQSGISVRELHDLLLSMKAPYITTEEFEELWSRSVVELKKEPDIILRQVRLADLPQGQFPSNTNNTESKVQDKVEILRSTSLSNISLKCQIQSSIMGNVSRYKYWILSLLLSVLSFKAIQLRFRRYQLEKIKIDILYQEVLDKLVKQVKLARENSNINRYIGANQLRDLILSSEDDLSERVRLWNHVGNKVEHNTNVVSKIMENHGEIMKVWEWISEER